A window from Myxocyprinus asiaticus isolate MX2 ecotype Aquarium Trade chromosome 37, UBuf_Myxa_2, whole genome shotgun sequence encodes these proteins:
- the LOC127428074 gene encoding actin-related protein 2/3 complex subunit 4-like: MTATLRPYLNAVRSTLQAALCLENFSSQVVERHNKPEVEVRSSKELLLQPVVISRNDKEKVLIEGSINSVRVSIAVKQADEIEKILCHKFMRFMMMRAENFFILRRKPVEGYDISFLITNFHTEQMYKHKLVDFVIHFMEEIDKEISEMKLSVNARARIVAEEFLKNF, from the exons ATG ACGGCGACATTGCGACCCTACCTGAACGCAGTGCGCTCCACTCTTCAAGCAGCCTTGTGTTTGGAGAACTTCTCCTCTCAGGTGGTGGAGAGACACAATAAGCCAGAGGTGGAGGTCAG GAGCAGCAAAGAGCTTCTGTTGCAGCCAGTGGTCATAAGCCGCAATGACAAGGAGAAGGTTCTGATCGAGGGCTCCATAAACTCTGTGAGAGTCAGCATTGCTGTCAAACAG GCTGATGAGATTGAGAAGATCCTGTGCCATAAATTTATGAGGTTCATGATGATGCGAGCAGAGAACTTCTTTATCCTGCGGAGGAAACCTGTTGAG GGCTATGACATCAGCTTCCTCATCACCAATTTTCACACAGAACAGATGTATAAACACAAGCTGGTGGACTTTGTTATCCATTTCATGGAGGAGATCGATAAGGAGATCAGCGAGATGAAGCTGTCAGTCAATGCTCGGGCCCGAATTGTCGCAGAGGAATTCCTCAAGAAC TTCTGA